A genome region from Hevea brasiliensis isolate MT/VB/25A 57/8 chromosome 7, ASM3005281v1, whole genome shotgun sequence includes the following:
- the LOC110669531 gene encoding LOB domain-containing protein 29 produces the protein MTGSGPPCGACKFLRRKCVRGCVFAPYFCHEQGATHFAAIHKVFGASNVSKLLAHLPVSDRCEAAVTISYEAQARLQDPIYGCVSHIFALQQQVMNLQAQLASLKEQAAQSLLNGSAAANPNEKYYGKPASLPQDLQSWFQPENSNMVPQFNPSLSTGNTTYGENGFMDPYSVGSYGNSSTSTSFDSFEEASQSISSLDMQTDNKQWTCQDSDDLRSVAFGYIQHS, from the exons GAGAAGGAAATGTGTGAGGGGTTGTGTTTTTGCACCTTATTTCTGCCATGAACAAGGTGCTACACATTTTGCAGCCATTCACAAGGTTTTCGGTGCAAGCAATGTGTCAAAGTTGCTTGCTCACCTCCCTGTGAGTGATCGATGTGAGGCTGCAGTTACAATTTCTTATGAAGCTCAAGCTAGGCTTCAAGATCCCATCTATGGCTGTGTTTCACACATTTTTGCTCTCCAACAGCAG GTCATGAATCTGCAGGCGCAACTTGCTTCTCTCAAAGAACAAGCAGCTCAAAGCTTGCTCAATGGCTCTGCCGCAGCAAACCCTAATGAAAAGTACTATGGAAAACCAGCTTCTCTTCCACAAGATCTTCAAAGCTGGTTTCAGCCAGAGAATTCAAACATGGTGCCACAATTCAATCCAAGCCTCAGTACTGGAAACACAACATATGGCGAAAATGGGTTTATGGATCCATACTCCGTGGGAAGTTATGGAAATTCTTCAACAAGTACTTCATTTGATAGTTTTGAAGAGGCTTCTCAGTCCATTTCTTCCCTTGACATGCAAACAGACAACAAGCAATGGACTTGTCAAGATTCCGATGACCTTCGGTCGGTGGCCTTTGGGTATATTCAGCACTCGTGA